The proteins below come from a single Rhizobium sp. BT04 genomic window:
- a CDS encoding F0F1 ATP synthase subunit A, with the protein MSNDPTHQFLIQKIVPIEIGGIDFSFTNASLFMAASAAVAVGFLYFSTSNRAIVPGRSQSVAEMSYEFIANMLKEGAGKQGMKFFPLVFSLFMFVLTANLLGMFPYFFTVTSQIIVTFALAILVIGTVLVYGFYKHGFHFLNVFVPSGVPGILLPLVVTIEIISFLSRPISLSVRLFANMLAGHITLKVFAGFVASLGALGAVGVGGAVLPLIMTVALTGLEFLVAFLQAYVFAVLTCMYLNDAIHPGGH; encoded by the coding sequence GTGTCTAACGATCCGACTCATCAGTTCCTGATCCAGAAGATTGTGCCGATCGAAATCGGCGGAATTGATTTTTCGTTCACCAATGCATCGCTCTTCATGGCCGCTTCGGCTGCCGTAGCCGTTGGCTTCCTCTATTTCTCGACCTCGAACCGCGCCATCGTGCCGGGCCGTTCTCAGTCGGTCGCGGAAATGTCCTATGAATTCATCGCCAACATGCTGAAGGAAGGCGCGGGCAAGCAGGGAATGAAATTCTTCCCGCTGGTCTTCTCGCTCTTCATGTTCGTCCTGACGGCGAACCTGCTCGGCATGTTTCCGTATTTCTTCACGGTCACCAGCCAGATCATCGTCACCTTCGCGCTGGCGATCCTCGTCATCGGCACGGTTCTCGTCTACGGTTTCTACAAGCACGGCTTTCACTTCCTGAATGTCTTCGTGCCCTCGGGCGTGCCGGGCATTCTGTTGCCGCTGGTCGTCACGATCGAAATCATCTCCTTCCTCTCCCGTCCGATTTCGCTGTCGGTTCGTCTTTTCGCCAACATGCTTGCCGGCCATATCACGCTGAAGGTGTTCGCAGGCTTCGTCGCCTCGCTTGGAGCCCTTGGTGCTGTCGGTGTCGGCGGAGCCGTTCTTCCTCTCATCATGACGGTCGCCCTGACCGGTCTCGAGTTCCTCGTCGCCTTCCTCCAGGCTTACGTCTTTGCGGTGCTGACTTGCATGTACCTCAACGACGCGATCCATCCGGGCGGGCACTAA
- a CDS encoding F0F1 ATP synthase subunit C, whose product MEAEAAKYIGAGLACFGMAGTALGLGNIFGSYLSGALRNPSAADSQFGRLVFGFAVTEALGIFSLLVALLLLFAV is encoded by the coding sequence ATGGAAGCGGAAGCAGCAAAGTACATCGGTGCAGGCCTGGCTTGCTTTGGTATGGCCGGTACGGCTCTCGGCCTCGGCAATATTTTCGGCAGCTACCTCTCCGGCGCACTGCGCAATCCGTCTGCCGCTGACAGCCAGTTCGGCCGTCTGGTATTCGGCTTCGCCGTTACGGAAGCTCTGGGCATCTTCTCGCTGCTCGTCGCTCTCCTCCTCCTTTTCGCCGTCTGA
- a CDS encoding AtpZ/AtpI family protein: MADDREESLEKRRAQLEAELATKRVEAKVDEASEARAEVSRKGYAQAMKLSSEFIAAILVGAFLGYVLDRFVGTAPWGLIVLLLLGFCAGVLNVLRSAGVVAHPLDDDKK; this comes from the coding sequence ATGGCGGACGACCGCGAGGAAAGTCTTGAGAAGCGCCGTGCGCAACTGGAAGCGGAACTCGCGACCAAGCGCGTCGAGGCAAAAGTGGACGAGGCAAGCGAAGCTCGTGCCGAGGTAAGCCGTAAAGGTTATGCTCAGGCGATGAAGCTTTCCAGCGAGTTCATTGCTGCGATCCTCGTCGGTGCCTTCCTTGGCTATGTCCTCGACCGTTTTGTTGGCACGGCGCCTTGGGGTTTGATTGTTCTTCTGCTTCTCGGATTCTGTGCCGGCGTTCTGAACGTGCTGCGTTCTGCGGGGGTGGTGGCCCATCCGCTCGACGACGACAAGAAATAA
- a CDS encoding F0F1 ATP synthase subunit B has protein sequence MFFVTPAYAEEAPAAATGTDAHAAPAAGEVHTETGVAEGEHARGPFPPFDSTTYASQLLWLVITFGVFYLLMQKVIAPRIGAILDQRHTRISQDLEEAGRLKAEADAAVQTYEGELAAARAKSNAIGSAARDAAKAKAEEDRRTVEASLSEKIKAAELRIGEIKAKAFADVGTIAEETAAAVVDQLIGGTVAKADVAAAVAAAKKEG, from the coding sequence ATGTTTTTTGTGACCCCGGCTTACGCTGAGGAAGCACCGGCGGCAGCGACGGGTACGGATGCGCATGCCGCTCCGGCCGCAGGCGAGGTCCATACCGAGACTGGTGTTGCCGAAGGCGAACACGCCCGTGGCCCTTTCCCGCCTTTCGATTCGACGACCTACGCATCCCAGCTGCTCTGGCTGGTGATCACGTTCGGCGTCTTCTACCTCCTCATGCAAAAGGTCATCGCGCCGCGCATCGGGGCCATTCTCGATCAGCGTCATACGCGCATCTCCCAGGATCTGGAAGAAGCAGGCCGCCTGAAGGCGGAAGCCGACGCGGCTGTCCAGACCTATGAAGGTGAACTGGCCGCTGCCCGCGCCAAATCCAACGCGATCGGCTCTGCCGCACGCGATGCCGCCAAGGCCAAGGCCGAAGAGGATCGCCGCACTGTCGAGGCGAGCCTGTCGGAAAAGATCAAGGCTGCCGAACTCCGCATCGGCGAGATCAAGGCCAAGGCCTTCGCCGACGTCGGCACCATTGCCGAGGAAACCGCGGCTGCCGTGGTCGATCAGCTGATCGGCGGCACGGTCGCCAAGGCCGATGTCGCCGCTGCCGTCGCAGCTGCCAAGAAGGAGGGTTGA